In Betaproteobacteria bacterium, the DNA window CCGCGCCGTTTTTTCCTCCGGCAGGCGGCCCTGGCGATCCTTCATCACGCTGGCGAGCTGCCAGCATTTCGCGATGTTCTCGGCGAGCCTTCCCATGCCCTGCGTATCGGTGGCGAACATCGAGATCGCGCCCATGTCGTGCAGCACATCTTCCGCCGCCATGGTTTGCGGCCGCACGCGCATCTCCGCAAAGGCCACGTCTTCCGGCACGCCGAAATTCAGGAAGTGCGCGAGCATGGTCATCGGCACACCCTCGTCGAGCCCGGCCGGCGTGAAAGGATTGGTCGGGTTGGTGGAGGAGGGCAGCACGTTCGGCATGCCGTTGACCCGGATCAGGTCGGGCGCGTGGCCGCCGCCGGAGCCTTCCGTGTGATACATGTGCACGCTGCGATCGCCGATCATCGCCAGCGTGTCTTCGCAGAAGCCGAACTCGTTGATGGTGTCGGTGTGGATGTGCACGGCGAAATCGTTGCGATCGGCCGCGACCAGCGAGCCGTCGAGGATGGCCGGCGACGCGCCGAAATCTTCGTGGATCTTCACGCCGAGTGCGCCGCCCGCCACCGATTCCTCCACCGCGCCGGGATCCATGCAGCCGCGTCCGAGGAAGCCGAAGTTGAGCGGGAACTCATCGGCGCCCCGGATCAACTGCCCGAGCACATTCGGTCCCGAGCAGCTCACGTCGAAGTGCGGCCCGGGCGTCATGCCGATCATGGTGGTAGTGCCGCCGGCCAGCGCGTGATGGCATTGCTGCGGCGAGATGAAGTGCGCGTGGGCTTCGATGCCGCCGGCGGTGACGATGAAACCGTCGCCGTGGACGACCGTCGTGTTCGGCCCGCAGCGCAGTCTCATGTCCACGCCGTTCATCATGTCGGGATTGCCGGCCTTGCCGATGCCGACGATCTTGCCGTCGCAGATGCCGATGTCGCCTTTGACGATTCCGGCCACGGCGTCGATGATCGTGGCGTTCTGCACCACCATGTCCAGCGCGCCCGAGGCATAGGTGCCCGTGGGCTGGAAGCCTTCGCCGTCGCGCATGCACTTGCCCGCGCCGGTGGTCAGTTCGTCGCCGTAGTGCGCGAAGTCGTGCTCCACCTCGGCGAGCAGCGAGGTGTCGGCGAGGCGCACCAGGTCGCCGCGGGTCGGGCCGTACAGATTGGCGTAAGCGGCACGCGAGAGCTTTGCCACGGTCAGGCTCCCCGGTAACCGCGTTCCTTTGCGAGCCTCAGGCCGCGCTGCTTCACCTCGCCCGAATGGATCGAGCCTTCCGTGAGCCGCCCGAA includes these proteins:
- the ureC gene encoding urease subunit alpha, which gives rise to MAKLSRAAYANLYGPTRGDLVRLADTSLLAEVEHDFAHYGDELTTGAGKCMRDGEGFQPTGTYASGALDMVVQNATIIDAVAGIVKGDIGICDGKIVGIGKAGNPDMMNGVDMRLRCGPNTTVVHGDGFIVTAGGIEAHAHFISPQQCHHALAGGTTTMIGMTPGPHFDVSCSGPNVLGQLIRGADEFPLNFGFLGRGCMDPGAVEESVAGGALGVKIHEDFGASPAILDGSLVAADRNDFAVHIHTDTINEFGFCEDTLAMIGDRSVHMYHTEGSGGGHAPDLIRVNGMPNVLPSSTNPTNPFTPAGLDEGVPMTMLAHFLNFGVPEDVAFAEMRVRPQTMAAEDVLHDMGAISMFATDTQGMGRLAENIAKCWQLASVMKDRQGRLPEEKTARADNERIKRYIAKYTINPARAAGIDRYVGSIEPGKMADLVIWPRASFGIKPFLVIKGGFVTWSAMGDGNGSIFMTEPMVQRPMWGALGRAKNALSATFVSQLAIDNDVQRKLDVQKPMLPITSVRRLGKKDMLHNDALPVITVDAQTFDVRADGKLLQVDPVTRVPLCRKYLLR